GTTGAACTCGTTACAGATTTGAAAAAAGAAGACGAAAATTGCATCTGTAAAAAATATAGGTGGTTCAATACAGACGAGAAGGGAATCGGCATAATCCCCAAAATAGGCAACTATCTAGCCTCTTACAGAAAAATTTTACAACTAGTAAAAGAAAACAACTACGATGTAATACAGACCGAGTGGTTTATCGCATCGCCAATAGACTATTTTTTCCTAAAAAAGATAAAAAAGTTATCAAAAGCCAAACTAATCATGACGGTTCACGACATTCTACCGTTCAATGAGCTTTTTTATGATAGATATTTTTACGGGAAACTATACGATCTCGCAGACAAGATTATTTTACAAGCTCCAGGAAACAAGTCCCGATTTGCAAGCTTGTTCCCTAACGATGTAGACAAGGTTCGAATTATCCCTCACGGACACATGTTGGACTACATAGAAACCGCAGAGAAAAGTGGAAGCCGTAAGATATTGGGAATTCCCGAAAACAAGCTGGTTTTGTTGTTCTTTGGGCAAATCAAAAAAGTCAAAGGAGTCGATGTTCTTTTAAAAGCGCTATCCCTTTTAAAAGACAAGCATCCAGAACTATCCGTCATCATAGCCGGAAGTGTTTGGAAAACAGATTTTTCCGAATGTGAAAAGATAATAAATTCCAACCAGCTAGACAATTGCCTGAAATTAGATATAAGATACATTCCTGACAACGAAATCAAGTACTATTACGGAGCCGCAGATGCTTGCGTTTTGCCTTATACGGACGTGTACCAAAGTGGCGTCATTCAACTAGCATACGGTTACAAGAAACCTGTTATTTCTTCAGATTTGCAAGCATTTACCCAGTTTGTAAAGGAGAACATCTCGGGCTTTGTATCCAAAAGAGGAGACGAAGCAAGCCTAGCAAGAGCTATAGAACGCCTGATAGCAAACCAAAATAATCTCGTAGAAATGGGAGAAAATGGTTATAAATTGGTAAAATCCGAATTAGACTGGGAAAAATTAACAAAGCAAATGATAGCAGAATGCTACATTTAATAAAAAAATCTTATGAAGATCGGAATCCTAACATGGTTTTTTGCGGACAACTACGGAGCAAGGGCACAAAGTTTCGCACTACAAAAGACGCTTGAAGCATTAGGCCATAATGTCGAAATGATAAATTATGTGCCTTTTAAGAATAAGATTCTCAATTTGAAAATGTGCCTCAGTCATCCTGGCTGTAAAATCAATCCAATTAAAATAGTTCGAGACCTAATCAGGCATCTTTTTTTTAAACGAGACAAATCCATCTACAACATATCTACAGCAGTCCGCTCAGCACAATCAATTAACGAACTGCATTATGATTTTGTCATTCTCGGTTCAGATGCCATTTTCAACTTGCTCCATCCTATGAGCGATAAGCTATATTATGGCGTCGGAATCAATGCAAAAAAAGCTACGTATTCTCCAAGTTGTGAATACATGAATACAGATTACGCTTTATCCGCAGACGAAAAAGACAGTCTCCAGACGATGGGCAAAATTAGCGTACGCGACAATCGCACAACACAACTACTGCAGCAGAATGGATTTACAGATATCATTGAAACGCTAGATCCTACGTTTTTATACGACTTCAAACTTTTTAACCAGGCGTTTCCCGAAAAAGATTACATCCTCGTCTATTGTTTTTCTGACTGGGCTGAATATTCTAAAGATATTCAGCAATTCGCCAAAGAGAAAAAGCTAAAAATCATTTCAATAGGCAGAATCTGCAACTGGGCTAATAAGTCATACGACACTGCTAGGCTGGGAGAATGGATTTCAGCATTCAGAGCAGCCTCCATCGTCGTCACGGATTCTTACCACGGAACAATCTTTGCTATAAAGAATCACAAGCAAATTATTTTGTTTTCGCGTCAGGACAAAATTGATAAAATAAACTGCTTGCTATCTCAATTTGAAATTCAGTTACCTGTATATCAAAAGAATACAGGAATAAATAACTATATTGGAAAAAATTCCATTAATTACAGCGTTGTAGAAAAGAACCTAAAAAGACTCGTGACCAAATCTATAACATATTTAAAGGACAAAATTACATAAGGTGCATTTGAAAAATGGTTATACCATTTTACATTTTATTCATTTTTTATATTGTATTCGCAGTTTATTTCGCATCAAAGCGAAACATAAACATGCTGCGTTTTTTTCTCATTGCCATATTTTGTCAAAATCTTATTTGTATTGTAGTCTTTAATTACGTTTCAGCATCAACAATAAAATCTTTTACATTGATAAAAGAAATGATGCTTTATTTAAGCATCGTATTCTGTCTTTTAGCATCCTTTAAGATAAAAATCCATACAAAATCAAAGTATTTTCTTTTTGTTTCTCTATACATTTTAGCCATCATTTGGAATTTCTTTTTTTCACCAGCACCTATCCAAGCAAGAATTCTTGTTGCACGATTCCTTGTACTTCCCATCATTTGCATCGGAATAGGGAAATCAATGATTCTCCCCACCCCCATGGTTCCAAAACTATTGCGATCAATCCTTTACTTTGGCATATTCCTCGCCATAAGTGGGATTATCGAATATAAGGTAGGCGATTCATTTTGGACAAACATCGGTTATAGCCAATACGCAATAGACATTAAAGGAAATACCCCCTGGGGGCTGATCAACGGAGTCACTGCAAATTTCTACACATACGACTTCGGTCCAATGCTACGAAGGGTTGTTACTCACACAGCGGATCCTCTTGCCAGTGCATTTTTAATATCCTTGGCTTTTGGTATAGCCACCTTTAAAAAAAGCCTCAATTTAAAACACAAAAGATTCAATTTCCATACCATATGCTGGTTCTTTCTTGCCATAATCTGCATATTGACTCTATCAAAAGCAGTCTTTATCAACATGGCTATCCTGATGATGATAAAGCTTTACTACAATAAAAACATCCCAAAATCCATTTCTAAACTAGCATATGCATTGCTCATAGGAGTAATCGTTATTAATGTAAAAAAAATGATTATGGGAGCAGACAACTCCGTTGCAGTGCATTTTAACGGTTTCATTAACGGTATTATGTCGAGTGGGCTGTTCGGGAACGGCTTGGGTACAGCAGGAGCATCTGCATCAATGCTTGCGGCGGCAGATGTCGAAGTTGCAGAAAGTTTTATTGGAGCAATGGCAGTTCAAATCGGCGCTATAGGAACAATAGCATTTATCGGTTTGATGTATCAAATTATAAAAAAAATCAATGAAAACTACCAAAGAAGCCACAATGAGTTTTTCTTACTCTGCAAGGCCCTTTTTTATGGATTACTTGTAAGTATTTTCTTCTCAGAATCAAGCGTTACCATTATGGGAACGGGCATTTATTTTATTCTACTCGGGATAGCAACAAGAAAATCCTGGGAAAATGAACAAACAGAAGGACCCCATGAACAACAGTGCTTTAGTATCAATAATAATTCCAATTTATAAGG
This window of the Fibrobacter sp. UBA4297 genome carries:
- a CDS encoding glycosyltransferase family 4 protein; translated protein: MKILLIDQIAKVNFRYTYSLANGLIKNGIDVELVTDLKKEDENCICKKYRWFNTDEKGIGIIPKIGNYLASYRKILQLVKENNYDVIQTEWFIASPIDYFFLKKIKKLSKAKLIMTVHDILPFNELFYDRYFYGKLYDLADKIILQAPGNKSRFASLFPNDVDKVRIIPHGHMLDYIETAEKSGSRKILGIPENKLVLLFFGQIKKVKGVDVLLKALSLLKDKHPELSVIIAGSVWKTDFSECEKIINSNQLDNCLKLDIRYIPDNEIKYYYGAADACVLPYTDVYQSGVIQLAYGYKKPVISSDLQAFTQFVKENISGFVSKRGDEASLARAIERLIANQNNLVEMGENGYKLVKSELDWEKLTKQMIAECYI
- a CDS encoding polysaccharide pyruvyl transferase family protein, coding for MKIGILTWFFADNYGARAQSFALQKTLEALGHNVEMINYVPFKNKILNLKMCLSHPGCKINPIKIVRDLIRHLFFKRDKSIYNISTAVRSAQSINELHYDFVILGSDAIFNLLHPMSDKLYYGVGINAKKATYSPSCEYMNTDYALSADEKDSLQTMGKISVRDNRTTQLLQQNGFTDIIETLDPTFLYDFKLFNQAFPEKDYILVYCFSDWAEYSKDIQQFAKEKKLKIISIGRICNWANKSYDTARLGEWISAFRAASIVVTDSYHGTIFAIKNHKQIILFSRQDKIDKINCLLSQFEIQLPVYQKNTGINNYIGKNSINYSVVEKNLKRLVTKSITYLKDKIT